The Shewanella halotolerans region TTGAAACCTCCGCTGCCATCCCAGATGCCTGGCTGCCAGACCGATGCACCAAAGCAGGATTTCTGCCAACAAAGCTATCAGCAACAACACATCATAACGGCGTGGACAACGACTGCGGCTTTGTCTGAGTCCCATGCCGTATTGGGGACTTTTGAGGTCGCGAAAGGTTTCTTCTATCTGCATCCGTCTGGCATAAAGTTTGACCACCTGCGTTGACGAGAACGCCTCCGTAGGCAAGTTGGTTGCCAGTAACCAAGGCTCTTTACTGCCAAGACGGTAACTTTGTTGTGCCGTATGATTGCGTCCTGCTTTGGATGACCGCTTGTCGGCTCGATATTTCGGCGCAGCCTTGTACAGATGTAAATGACAGCGCATAGGCGATTTTCGTCCCAGTTTTACGTAACCAATATGCCGGGCTTTCGCCGTGGCGGAGGGATAAAGCGACTTATTCGACTGCCATTGGGCATGATTGGCCTGGAGAAAGCCGACATCCCCACGGACACGGCCAAGCCAAAACCAACCATATCGTTCCACCTCCCGAAACCAGGTATTGCGGTAACCCGCATCGGTGACAATCAGTGGACACACATGGGACGGCAGCACCTGTGCCAACTCCGCCAAGAAGGCGTTATGACTGCGTGGAGCATTGTAGTCGGCAAGCTTGAAAGTACGCTCATACAGGGTAACCGAGCGCCCTTGCACACTGACAGAGGCTCGCAATGTCATCATCCGCAATTGTTCACGGACATCAGACCAATCAATGAGGATTACCGGCATGGGATTAGCAACACAGAGTAACTTGGCATGCCATTGATAAATAGCGAATTTATCAGAGTGTAGATGCGGGTTGCCGAGTAGCCTGTCTATCCGTTTGATGTTGTGCTTTGGCGCCACCGCACCAGAGATATTGCGACCAAGCTGAGTGAGTGACAACTGATTGCCATCAAGTAACGCTTCTGTAGCAACCATCAGAGAATTAAGCCGTTTTTGATGTATTTGCGGGCATTGCTTTTTGAGTAAATCGTGTAAGATATGGACATCACGCATGGTGTTGGATCTGGTAGTTTTTTGGCGAAATCAATTAGATCAATCAACACCATGCGTGTCTACTGAATTGAATAAAAAGGGAATTATCTGGGGATTCCCTAGCAATAAGCGTTATTGTGCTTTTCTTACGTTTTACGGTTACAGCACTGGCAAACATACAACCTTCAACCCAAGCATATTGTGAAGTTGAACCGACACTATGTAATTCACAATTAAAAGTCTGATAATCACCAAGTTCATCACTTAATTCATGTAACATTTGGCTTGTTGACCGTTCAAAAGTCTTACTCTCTGTTGAACTTGCACCTGCACTCAGGAACAAGGCTTTCAAACCTGCATTTACATTTTCAGATTTTGTGATTTTAGTTTGTGGGCAAACGCCTTTCGAATGCTCAAATTGCTCTGAAATGAACTCTTTATCTAAATAGATAATTGATCTGAAATCTCGC contains the following coding sequences:
- a CDS encoding IS4 family transposase, which produces MRDVHILHDLLKKQCPQIHQKRLNSLMVATEALLDGNQLSLTQLGRNISGAVAPKHNIKRIDRLLGNPHLHSDKFAIYQWHAKLLCVANPMPVILIDWSDVREQLRMMTLRASVSVQGRSVTLYERTFKLADYNAPRSHNAFLAELAQVLPSHVCPLIVTDAGYRNTWFREVERYGWFWLGRVRGDVGFLQANHAQWQSNKSLYPSATAKARHIGYVKLGRKSPMRCHLHLYKAAPKYRADKRSSKAGRNHTAQQSYRLGSKEPWLLATNLPTEAFSSTQVVKLYARRMQIEETFRDLKSPQYGMGLRQSRSRCPRRYDVLLLIALLAEILLWCIGLAARHLGWQRRFQANTIRDRNVLSVLRLGKEVRRRPEYSIKESHFRWAWGEFLKLVNTSGRPEL